ATGACGGCATTAAGATTGATGATAAATCCAAAGGGAGAGTCTGACATAAAAGGACAGCAAATGCTAAGGTTCAACGTAACATGCAAAGGTAAAATATTTCTTTACAAATTTCAGCAAGTAAGACAGAGatataaaaaaaaagaagagctAGAATCTGGATCCACGGAGTGGTCCCAAGAAGCAGGGTTAAGTGTGCATAAAAACTGAAAGGAGTAAATTTCACCGGCGGTGCTTAAATTTATCCTTAGTTCTCATCCCGGTCCCGGTACTCCTAAAATGCATATAATGGTCCTTAAACTTGTTCCGCGCTCTCATCCCCACTCTTAAATTTGTCCGGAGTTCTCATCCCGCACTCTCATCCCTATCCTTAAACTTTTTCCGAGTTCTCATCCCAATTCTCGTACTCTCAATTCTCGTACtctcaaaatgcacaacttatACCACACCCTCAAATAGGTCCATATGCGATTAAGGGTGGGGATGAGAGCGCGGAACAAGCTTAAGGATTATTATGTATATTTTAAGAGTACCGGGACCCGGATGAGAGCTCGGGGCAAATTTAAGAACGGCCGGTGAAATTTACTCGACTAAAAGTATCAGTGTCCACCGAGGGATTGAAAGAATGAATTGCTGAAGCAATTGCTATCATCGGTCTCCTAGCCAAGATGGTGCGCAACTTTCTTGTGCCTTCAGACGTGATCCAGTCGCCCTGCGTTTCAGTACTTTACACCTAAGCTGAAAAAGGAATGTAGCAAGATAAACCATTGGATCATGCAATGAACGAGCTCTGTCATGTCCATATGCGTCATCCTGCTTGGTTGCCTGGTTGATCAGCATCCATTGCCAAAGATGCATGCTTGCGGCATAACACAATACACAACCAACCCAACACAAACGTGAGGCAAACAAAGAAGCACCCTATCTACACAACACCAGCACGTACAGACAGACGCAGTGCCCCGTCATACTCCGATCCTAACAGCTAAACCACCTCCACCATCAGCTCAGCAGCATCGATCAAGCTAGTGAAAAGCTGACGAGGCAGCCATGCATCATCGTCGCGCCGCCACGTACGATGATCCCAGGCTTCGATCACTCCGTCGTGTCCTCCGCGGATTCGTCCGGCGCCACTGCTGCGGCCGCCGCACCGTCACGCCTCCGCCGCAGCTCGTCCACGAGCTTCctcagggcggcggcggcgcccgcgccgTCGCAGCCCATGAACACCTCGGCGATGTCGGCGGGCGTGATGcgcaccgcggcggcggcgagcaggccCTCCGCCTCGGCCATGAGGCTGGTCACCGCGCCAgggtcggcgtcggcgtcggcgtcctCGCAGCCCTCGTCGCCGACGCCGAGGTAGTTCTTGGCGAGCACGCGCAGCGCGGGGGCCGTGCAGTAGCCGAGCTCGATCTTGCGGTCCATGCGGCCCGGGCGGAGCAGCGCCGGGTCCAGCCGCTCCGGGTGGTTCGTCGTGAACACCATCAGCCGCTCGCCGACGCAGGACGACCAGAGGCCGTCCACGAAGTTGAGCACCCCGGAGAGACTTATGGAttcgcgccccgccgccgccatggccgccgcggcggccggcgacacCATGGCGAGCTGCGCCGCGGTCTCCTTGTCggtgccgccgccgacgcccttcttcttcttgttgcgGTCGGAGAGGTCGAGGGAGCAGTCGATGTCCTCGACGACTACGACGGACTTGGGCGTGGTGGAGACGAGCaggcggcggaggtgggagtTGGTGGGCACCGTGGTGAGCTCCAGGTCGTAGACGTCGAACTCGAGCAGGTTGGCGATCGCGGCGACGAGGCTGGTCTTGCCCGTGCCCGGCGGGCCGTGGAGCAGGTAGCCGCGCTTCCAGGCGCGGCCGACGCGCGCGTAGTGGTCCCGGCGCGCGGCGAAGCGGAGGAGGTCGGCGCggatctcctcgcgcagcgccgggtcgacggcgagcgtGTCGAAGGTGGACGGGTGCGCGAAGGCGTGCGAGCTCCAGAGGCGGTGGTGGTCGTCGCCGGGCCCCGTGGCGCGGTTGGTGTAGAGCCTGCGCTCCCGCGACTTGAGCCGCATCCTGGCGGCCTCGGCGATGAGGTGCGGGATGTAGTGGTCGTGGATGAGGTCCCGGTGCTGGCGCGGGAACTGGAGCTCGAGGGTGCgctggtcgccgccgccgcggccaaaCGCGCCGTACGGGCCGTGCCCGCCGCCCCGCtcgacggcgcgcgcggtggAGGTCCACGTGATGCGGACGCCCCGGAAGACGTCGTGCGTGGCGTGCGCGTCCGGGAGCGAGGCGACGGGGCGGGGCGAGTGGCGCGGCTTGTGCAGGCGCACGGCGGGCGCCGTGGCGAGGCAGCGCGCGCCGAGGTAGAGCTGCGCCGAGTCGTAGTGGTCGTTGGCGCCCCCGCTGGCGCCGTCGGCCTCGTCGATGAGGACGGTGCCCCTGGGCgggcggagcgcggcggcgacccgCGCGAGGAGGCGGCGCAGGCACGCCTTCGCCTCCGGCGGCAGGAAGTCCCGCACGGCAGTGCGGAACACCATGAGCGTCGCGAGCAGGGAGCCCAGCGCGCGCCAGTCCAGGACCATCTCCATCGCCGCGCGCCTAAGCTTCTTGCTCGCTCTGGCTCTGCCGCGGCACTGGAACTCCGTGTGTGTGATCAGCGTGCTGCTCTGTCGAAGCGGGAGTGGAGTTAGGCGGGGCTTTGCTTTTATGCGCGCGCCGGCTCGGAGCCGATTCGGGCGTCGGCTTCTCGGGCTGGGTGGGGTCGTCGGAGTGGAGCGGTTGTGTCGGCGAGATGTGGCGGCAGGGGGTTGGCCGGGGCGGCACGGTTCTGCTGCGCGCTGCGTCGTTTTGGGCGTTCGGCCGAGTGATCTCGCCTCGCGTGCTTTTCTGGGGGAGACGACTTGACCTGGCGGGACAACGAGCAGACGAGCCGGAGGACGCCGTTGAGGCCGCTCACGTTCTCTTTGGGCGCAAATCATCGCAGTCGCACGCGAGACTGGGTGTCGCAGCGTCGCAGAAGGCCCAGCGTAGCAGCCTGATCCCCGCCTCGCAGCCTACGGACagcggcccagcccagcagcTGTAGAGCAGGAGCCTCACGCAAACGTATAGAACTTCGTGTAAACATACATTAAGACAAAAAAAAATCTGTTATTCGCAAATGAATTAGTCAAATTAAACTCCGATGGTACCATTGTATTGCTTAAGTCAAGATATTTAAAACTAGACCACACTTTATAATATTTGGATGAATTTTCTTTTTGGAACATTTTTATTTTGTtccatactattttattttattctcgGAACAATTTCTATTTTGTCATGAGGGTAGAGAAATTTATTTGCGAATACGGAATAATTTATTTACGAATGTGGAACAATTTATTTGTGAAGCAGGAACAATTGTTCCACCTTCACAATCAAATTGTTCTACCTTTTAAAAGAATACTCTAAACTTATTTTATTAAAAACGTGATCAAGTGTGTTCTAATTCCAAAGTTCTCGAGGTAAAGAATACAATGGTACAATTAAAATTCAATTTGAAAAATTGGTTTAGAAACTATAATTTTTTTCATCATCGTTTTTAACATTTGGTTGCATGCGGTTACGTCGTCAACTATTAACTTCGTTCATATTTTCTGTCGCTTTTATTGGTCCGTTTGCATGTACTCTCTCTGTTTATTTACATATGGTACGGTAGGCCTGAAATATATAGGGCCAGGATGTTGCACGGAAGCCCAAAATGCTTCTGCGATGCAAATAACTCTAATCACGCACGTGACCCTAAGCTGAAGCCAGTGTTACCAACACATAGACGCTTATTCAGCCTTTGGTTCGACCTCCTACGAAAAAGCCCAACCCTTCTGAGTTCAGAGCCTGCTAATTAGTATCTAGTCTACTCCATATATAGCGATTAGCAGGAGCTAGCACTCCATCAGAGGTAGCACGCATGAGTCAGCATCCAACAGTACTGAAGTACTGAACCAAAGCGTCGTCCACAACGCGAGCTAGTGACGTTTTACGCTCCAGCTAGTAGCTTATTGGTTGGTTGTCGCCGGGCACAACCTAGCCTGCCGTCGTTTCCGCCTTCGCCGGCCAGAACAACGTGCGGCGTCGTGTCCGCGATGGTGTCCTGTGGCCTGTCAGGGAGCGGGTCCGTCTCTCCGGGGAAAGTTTCACGTTTGCGCTTGTGCCCATCTGCGTTTGGACTAGCCAACAATCGTCTGAGTTGTACCTGGGCCAGCTTGTTCATGCCCATTCTTTTTCGCTCCATTTTCATCAGTGGCCTGGTTGGTGTCAGTTCGACGTGACATGCATTTTCAGAATCACAACATCCGTCACGGTGGGGCGTGTTCGACGCACGAACTCTGCgagtaaattttaaatttaCAGCAGCTTCAGGTATACCTCACGTACAAGGCCATGCATGTACGTAGTGGGGCGTGTACTGTCTTGGTCGGTGTGATCGAGATTTGGCTGAGCTGCTGCCGATGTGGTGTTTGGCTGCTACCCGGCCTCATTTGTCGCTTGACTCGGCAGGCAACGATGTTCATGCCTGTGGGAGGAGGTTGGGGGAGGACCGGGAGGCCAGAGAAGGGAGGCAGCATCATTTTTTGTTGGGCATGATGGCCAGGGTAGCAGTCAAGCACAAGCAGCCCCCCGTAGTCCAGCCAGAAGTGCTATGATTTCCTCATGTTTTTTCTGATCATTTTCGTCACCATGGTTGGAATTATTTGATCCCCTCAAGAGAAACCAGTGTAGGTGGACAACAAAACTGGCTGCTGCTTACGAAACATATAGGTGGTGGTAACAGGTAACCTAAGTTGACTCGTGAGGGGTAACCGTACTTCAGAAGTACACACAGAAAACATCTCTGAGCAGAAGTAATAAGGAAGGACATAACAAAGACGGCAATACGGGAAAATATAATAAATACAATAAATCAAAATTGCTATATAACAATAATATAGGGTTTGCTATGTACAATGAAGCATAGCAAACATATATAACAAATTAAGAAGAAATTGGCGTGTGGCTACATAATTGGTGCTGAATGATCTTTGAGTTTATCCTAAGACTCAAATCAGTTCATTGACCTGATCATATTACAACTATATTTTTTCATCTATCTATAGCACAAGGCTTGCATGCATGTTGCAACAGCATGCAGAATTTTGCAGACCAGCTGCATCCCTAAAGCTATACCGTGTGTGTAATAAGGGCACCAGAGTTATTAGCATGCATGCACACACTTTACCTACACAAACTCTCATGAAACCTCGAAACTAAACCATCTCATCGAACCGAGCCAAGCATGAATTGAAGCATACGCTTCGGCCGCCTCTCGCTCAGGAGGAATAGCTGCTGGAGCTCTTGCTTGTCTCGCCGCCGCTCGTCGTCACGGTGACCTTCTCGCAGGACGGGCAGACGGTGGCCGTCGCCGCGGCCCGCCGCGGGAGCTGCACGTAgagcccggccgccgccgccgccgaccgctGCAGCTGCGCGAGCTCGTGCTTCAGCCGCTGGTTCTCGCCGGTCAGGCTCTCGCAGCACCGCTTCAGGATCtcgcagtccacctccgtttGCTTCAGCTTCGTTCTGTAAAGATTTCGGAGCACGTACGATGGCAAGTTCAGAGCATGCAGATAGTGAGACAGATAGCGAGCTCAGATGCCTATCGTTATTGGCTTCCACATACCTTGCTCTCCTGTTCTGGAACCACACTTCCACCTGTCTCGCGCTTAGATTCACCTGCCGCGCGAGCTCGTGCTTCTGAGCCTGCCAAACGCCAAACAATCTTTTCGTCAGCCACTCAGCTTAGAGACCTGAAGAATACAGTGATTTCTAGTAGTCCTACATGCATGAGGATTTCGACAGAAAACGAACATCCATGCTGCATCAAGAGATGTTCTACAGACACTTGTTCATGTTCATGCCACTAGAGTAACTGATACGAGGTAGAGGACATGCTTACGTGGGATAGTATGTTGTGGGCGCGGAAGGTGTCCTCGAGCAGGGTCGACTGCTCCTTGGTGAGCCGGAGCTTCTTCCTCGTGCCTGcgctgccgtcgccgccgtcgtcgctcGGGCTCGGCTCGTGCGATAGGCGGGCGTCGTCGTCATCGGTGATCTTCAACCTCTTCCGAGCACCGTTCTCTGCCTTGGCGCCCACCGCAGCTTCTTCCTTGACGCTCTGCGGGAACAGCAGGTCGAGCCGCACCGCCGAAGACGACCTCCGCTCGCCGTGGCTCCGCTTCAGATCGCCGCCGCCTATCCCTAGGCCGAGCCATGATTTCCCGAAATCCTCGGCCTCCATGGCACTCGCGCTATACATGGTGTCCGAGAGTTCACTGCTGCACAAAgacctagctagctagcaccCTAGCCTAGTATAGATCAATCCGATGAAGAGGAAGCGCTTCGCAATGGAGAAGAGAAGGTAAGGATAAGGGAGCAGTAGTAGTAAGTAGCCGGCGTATGAAGGTTTGGAGCTGCTTTATAGGTGTAGGCAGGCGCCAGCAGGCGACTACTGCTGATGCCCGGGAAACAATGGCAGGACAAGGTCAGTTTCGTGTGCGAATTGAAGACGGCAAGAACACTGTGAGGTTAATTCCAATTACAAGGAGAGGACGTTTTGTTTGAATAGGGAGCGAGATGGAGTAGTGATCGATGAGACGCGAGGAAGGCAGCCGGTTGATCGAGACCAGGAGGCGGGCCGTTTCCCGGTCTCCCGCGAATCGGATGCAAGCATCGATGGTTCCTGAAACCGACGACATTTTAAGAGGCTCACTGAATAATTGGGCGCCCTGTTTTCAACCGTAGACGGCAGTAAAGATAAAATCCCTCTCTGATTATATCCCCCTTCTTTTTTTTATCTCTGTCAAGATAAGAGACTAGCAACGAAAGAGCATCCTGAGAATTAGTAGTTTAGTACTCTTCCGTTCCCAATTATAGATCAAAAGttataaatctagaaaattcaaatgatctataatttgaaatggaAGGAGTAAATAGCTAGTAGCCTAATATGAGTTCTGAACAAAATACATACTCCTAGGTTACTATGTTATCTgaaaataaattaaaataaaaatgTTTACGTCTGTCTTGTTTGAATGTACTCTGGAAAAATACGGCAGGCTGCTAAGAATCTGTTCAAAGTAAGTGCAACTCCTATGTCCTCTAGTCACTTCGCTGGCCTTGGAGACGACCAAGCAAGTGGCACGGGTTCAGATGCAAGATAGATTTCCTAGTTACAAGCGATGAACAATCCATGTTTACACAGGCATAAACAACGCATCTATAAAGAGTATGGAAACTGGATCGAAGTCAGAGTTTCAGAGCACACAAGTCAGAGAAAGAAACGGTTGAACCCGATTCCTCCACACTCATCTTATATTCCTAGGACATTCGTACTACTGTGTACTCGTCCTTGTCCGTATACAGATGGTTCATGGAACCAAGCGAGTTCAGTGAGCTCCGCATCGATCGCTAGCACACCAGTCCTTGTCCGGCGGCGGCAGATGTGCCGCATTTGCTGAAACTCTGATCAGGGACACGCACACGCACACGCACACCCCCAAATCGATCACGCAAGCCAAAGCAATGTAACCCTAGCTAGCTCGACTGCAAATCTCGCCGACCAGCTCAGAACAAAAGTCTCTGAAACGATCTCATCAGGGCTGCCAAGACCCGACCGTGTTCTTAATTACTGCGCTGCGATCGATCAGCTCTCTTGCGGCAGCAGCAACATGTCATTGCCATTGCTGTTGGGATACGTGGAGGTGGTTGAGATCTCCCCATCATTTGCTCGGAAAATTCAAGCCGTCAAAAAGGAGGGGTTTCACCTTGGCGCAGAAGCTTCTGAACGTATAGGGCGATGCAGTGCGAACGCTCCAATTAT
The genomic region above belongs to Panicum hallii strain FIL2 chromosome 4, PHallii_v3.1, whole genome shotgun sequence and contains:
- the LOC112889858 gene encoding AAA-ATPase At3g28580-like, with the protein product MEMVLDWRALGSLLATLMVFRTAVRDFLPPEAKACLRRLLARVAAALRPPRGTVLIDEADGASGGANDHYDSAQLYLGARCLATAPAVRLHKPRHSPRPVASLPDAHATHDVFRGVRITWTSTARAVERGGGHGPYGAFGRGGGDQRTLELQFPRQHRDLIHDHYIPHLIAEAARMRLKSRERRLYTNRATGPGDDHHRLWSSHAFAHPSTFDTLAVDPALREEIRADLLRFAARRDHYARVGRAWKRGYLLHGPPGTGKTSLVAAIANLLEFDVYDLELTTVPTNSHLRRLLVSTTPKSVVVVEDIDCSLDLSDRNKKKKGVGGGTDKETAAQLAMVSPAAAAAMAAAGRESISLSGVLNFVDGLWSSCVGERLMVFTTNHPERLDPALLRPGRMDRKIELGYCTAPALRVLAKNYLGVGDEGCEDADADADPGAVTSLMAEAEGLLAAAAVRITPADIAEVFMGCDGAGAAAALRKLVDELRRRRDGAAAAAVAPDESAEDTTE
- the LOC112890811 gene encoding homeobox-leucine zipper protein HOX18-like — translated: MYSASAMEAEDFGKSWLGLGIGGGDLKRSHGERRSSSAVRLDLLFPQSVKEEAAVGAKAENGARKRLKITDDDDARLSHEPSPSDDGGDGSAGTRKKLRLTKEQSTLLEDTFRAHNILSHAQKHELARQVNLSARQVEVWFQNRRARTKLKQTEVDCEILKRCCESLTGENQRLKHELAQLQRSAAAAAGLYVQLPRRAAATATVCPSCEKVTVTTSGGETSKSSSSYSS